One part of the Anaerolineales bacterium genome encodes these proteins:
- a CDS encoding SDR family NAD(P)-dependent oxidoreductase has translation MTAQTPLPPEAPLTRRKRAVVVGASSGIGAALVRRLAAEGFVVAALSRSPEPLQALANELNVGGETRALPYAHDVTKLDEIPAMLQRLVTNLGGLDVFIYCAGVMPKVDINEFDLEKDQNMLSVNLAGGVAWLGQVGALFQKQRSGHLVGISSVAGDRGRVLNPAYNASKAGLDTYLEALRNRLSRHGVHVLTVRPGFVDTQILANAPRNFGVISPQQCADGVWKAIKGRKQVVYVPGWWRWLMLAVRNVPSFIFRRLSF, from the coding sequence ATGACTGCCCAAACACCTCTCCCGCCCGAAGCGCCGCTGACGCGGCGCAAGCGCGCCGTCGTCGTCGGCGCTTCCTCCGGCATCGGCGCCGCATTGGTGCGCCGCCTGGCCGCCGAAGGCTTTGTGGTCGCCGCCCTCTCGCGCAGCCCTGAGCCACTGCAGGCACTCGCCAACGAGCTTAATGTAGGCGGCGAAACCCGCGCCCTGCCTTACGCGCACGATGTCACCAAGCTCGACGAGATCCCTGCCATGCTGCAACGCCTAGTGACCAATCTTGGCGGTCTGGATGTCTTCATCTACTGTGCGGGCGTCATGCCAAAAGTGGATATCAACGAGTTTGACCTTGAAAAGGACCAGAACATGCTGTCGGTCAATCTGGCTGGCGGCGTGGCCTGGCTGGGCCAGGTGGGCGCGCTGTTCCAAAAACAGCGCAGCGGCCACCTGGTGGGCATCTCTTCCGTGGCCGGCGACCGCGGCCGCGTGCTCAACCCAGCCTACAACGCCTCCAAAGCCGGGCTGGACACCTATCTCGAAGCGTTGCGCAACCGTCTCAGCCGCCACGGCGTGCATGTGCTTACCGTGCGCCCCGGCTTTGTCGACACCCAGATCCTGGCCAATGCCCCGCGCAACTTTGGCGTCATCAGCCCGCAGCAATGCGCCGATGGCGTCTGGAAAGCCATCAAAGGCCGCAAGCAGGTTGTGTACGTGCCCGGGTGGTGGCGCTGGTTGATGCTGGCGGTGCGCAATGTGCCATCATTTATTTTTCGGAGACTCTCCTTTTGA
- a CDS encoding response regulator transcription factor, which translates to MLLIAADELPEPELSQALAQAELPPAVLLFSEQQDAARGLAALPARSWGWLPPDCSEDELAAAISALAAGLITTTPALLPAALAPVPNPDEVLAEELTERELDVLQLLAEGLANKQIALQLGISEHTVKFHSSVIYAKLGVTNRTEAVRRAARLGLLVL; encoded by the coding sequence GTGCTGCTCATCGCCGCCGATGAACTGCCAGAACCTGAGCTTTCTCAGGCTCTGGCACAGGCTGAGTTGCCGCCAGCAGTTCTGCTGTTCAGTGAGCAGCAAGACGCGGCCCGCGGGCTGGCCGCCCTGCCAGCGCGTAGCTGGGGCTGGCTGCCGCCCGACTGCAGCGAAGACGAGCTGGCCGCCGCCATCAGCGCCCTTGCCGCCGGGCTGATCACCACAACGCCGGCCCTGCTGCCAGCCGCACTGGCGCCTGTGCCCAACCCAGACGAAGTGCTGGCCGAAGAGCTCACCGAACGCGAGCTCGACGTACTGCAACTCCTCGCCGAAGGTTTGGCCAATAAGCAGATCGCTCTGCAACTGGGCATCAGCGAGCACACCGTCAAGTTCCACAGCTCTGTCATCTACGCCAAGCTTGGCGTCACCAACCGAACGGAGGCCGTGCGCCGTGCAGCCCGTCTGGGCTTGCTGGTGCTATAG
- a CDS encoding nitroreductase family deazaflavin-dependent oxidoreductase, protein MRGMKIIHLTTVGRVTGKPHWVELYCFFHKDKPVIIASYGGKDEHPQWFLNLKANPAVHVKIGKDSYNATAKIAGPKLRATLWEELSQRNSHYEGFQRKTQRTIPMVVLHHEAA, encoded by the coding sequence ATGCGCGGGATGAAGATCATTCACCTCACAACTGTCGGCCGGGTCACCGGTAAGCCCCATTGGGTGGAGCTGTACTGCTTCTTCCACAAAGACAAGCCGGTCATCATTGCTTCCTATGGCGGCAAAGATGAACACCCTCAGTGGTTCCTCAACCTCAAGGCCAACCCGGCCGTGCACGTCAAGATCGGTAAGGACAGCTACAACGCCACTGCCAAGATCGCCGGGCCAAAGCTGCGCGCCACCTTATGGGAGGAATTGAGCCAGCGCAATTCCCACTACGAGGGCTTCCAGCGCAAGACCCAGCGCACCATCCCGATGGTGGTGCTGCACCACGAGGCTGCCTGA
- a CDS encoding VOC family protein produces MELTHTRLLVNDIETCRAFYAETLGLGEPAVKVEGIYYEFVAGPGRLGLYARELMQSVGGVAQKARSGDQAADKSALTFRVADVDAAYAELKGRGANFVTEPHNQDAWVLRVAHLRDPEGNLIEINASLSS; encoded by the coding sequence ATGGAGCTGACCCACACCCGTTTGTTGGTGAATGATATTGAGACCTGCCGCGCGTTTTATGCTGAAACGCTGGGGCTTGGCGAGCCCGCCGTCAAGGTGGAAGGCATCTACTATGAATTTGTGGCTGGCCCAGGCCGCTTGGGGCTGTATGCGCGCGAACTGATGCAGAGCGTTGGCGGTGTGGCACAAAAAGCCCGCAGCGGGGACCAGGCCGCGGACAAGTCCGCACTGACCTTCCGCGTGGCGGACGTGGACGCGGCCTATGCGGAGCTCAAAGGCCGCGGTGCAAACTTTGTGACCGAACCGCACAACCAGGATGCCTGGGTGCTGCGCGTCGCACACCTGCGCGATCCCGAGGGCAACCTGATCGAGATCAATGCATCGCTGAGCAGCTAA
- a CDS encoding FAD-binding oxidoreductase → MSSAPPLLHNAAGLENFGHSLKRVAYVFRPQHTDELPALFEQAQAAGLTIGLRGSGRSYGDAALNAGHIVLELGGLTRILDWDAETGTITAEPGVTIEQLWRHALPHGWWPPVVPGTMFPTLGGCLAANIHGKNNWQAGPIGEHVLQFTALLPTGQQVTCSPQQNSELFYAMISGMGLLGIFTSITLQLKKVHSSHVRVTAWTQPHLAGMLAAVDANKDEDYIVGWLDAAARGSSLGRGQLHRASYLHAGDDAPQQTELDLPASIMGIPKGALPPLMAPFVNNFGVGLVNFAKYTADRLLLNNKTYLQSLVEFNFLLDYIPGWERIYGRTGLVQHQSFVPAAAAESTFRQILELAQRHGLPPYLAVLKRHRPDKFLLSHAVDGFSLALDFRVPRDPARLVTLAEEMDAIVLANGGRFYFAKDGMLSAEYTRKFLGEDTIAALKELKRNADPTNILQHDLFRRCFAD, encoded by the coding sequence TTGAGTTCTGCGCCCCCCCTGCTTCACAATGCAGCCGGTTTGGAGAACTTCGGCCACTCGCTCAAGCGTGTGGCCTATGTCTTTCGCCCCCAGCACACAGATGAGTTGCCCGCGCTGTTCGAGCAGGCGCAGGCCGCCGGCCTCACCATAGGCCTGCGCGGCTCGGGCCGTAGCTACGGCGATGCGGCCCTCAACGCCGGCCACATTGTGCTCGAGCTGGGTGGGCTGACCCGCATCCTTGACTGGGACGCCGAAACCGGCACTATCACCGCCGAGCCCGGCGTCACCATCGAGCAGTTGTGGCGGCACGCCCTACCGCACGGCTGGTGGCCGCCGGTGGTGCCCGGCACCATGTTCCCCACGCTGGGCGGCTGCCTGGCGGCCAACATTCACGGCAAGAACAACTGGCAGGCCGGCCCCATCGGCGAGCATGTGTTGCAATTCACCGCCCTCTTGCCCACCGGGCAGCAGGTGACCTGCAGCCCCCAGCAGAACAGCGAGCTCTTCTACGCCATGATCAGCGGGATGGGGTTGCTGGGTATCTTCACCTCCATCACGCTGCAACTCAAGAAGGTGCACTCCAGCCATGTGCGCGTTACCGCCTGGACCCAACCACACCTGGCCGGCATGTTGGCCGCGGTGGATGCCAACAAAGACGAGGACTACATCGTGGGCTGGCTGGATGCCGCCGCCCGCGGCAGTTCACTCGGCCGCGGCCAGCTGCACCGCGCCAGCTACCTGCATGCCGGCGACGATGCCCCGCAGCAGACCGAACTGGACCTGCCCGCCAGCATCATGGGCATCCCCAAAGGCGCGCTGCCGCCGCTGATGGCGCCGTTCGTCAACAATTTCGGAGTGGGTCTGGTCAACTTCGCCAAATACACCGCCGACCGTCTGCTGCTCAACAACAAGACCTATTTGCAATCATTGGTGGAATTCAACTTTCTGCTAGATTACATTCCGGGCTGGGAACGCATCTATGGACGCACGGGGCTCGTTCAGCACCAAAGTTTTGTGCCCGCCGCGGCGGCCGAGTCCACTTTCCGCCAAATTCTCGAGCTGGCTCAGCGTCACGGCCTGCCGCCCTACCTGGCGGTGCTCAAGCGCCACCGGCCGGATAAGTTCCTGCTCTCGCACGCCGTGGACGGCTTTTCACTGGCGCTGGATTTCCGCGTACCGCGCGATCCTGCCCGCCTGGTAACGCTGGCCGAAGAAATGGACGCCATTGTGCTCGCCAATGGCGGCCGCTTCTACTTCGCCAAAGATGGCATGCTCTCCGCCGAGTACACGCGTAAATTTCTGGGAGAGGATACGATTGCTGCTCTAAAGGAGTTGAAGCGCAATGCCGACCCTACCAATATCTTGCAGCACGATCTGTTCCGGCGTTGCTTTGCTGACTAG
- a CDS encoding trypsin-like peptidase domain-containing protein: protein MKDANNNQSLTGLSNSLVQATQAANASIVTVHARRRLPSTGVVVEPGLMLTASHTVREEADIQVTLADGTTLGAELLGRDPNSDLAVLKLVDAVGTPAEVNEQPQVGQVALALGRPGSSVEASFGILSAIGGPLRTHGGGLIESYLRTDATAYPGFSGGPLVDAEGRVLGINTSGLGWGSLLAIPAKQAWKIAKSIQQHGGIKRGYLGVRSQWVEVPSEQASGLLIAGIEPESPAAAAGLMVGDIIVGFAGQPVRDHDDLMVQLNSGVVGTPTPLEYLRGGTSQTVQVTLSERAEAPHRGRPGWGRHGRGGKRPFGRRPFGRHGMHQLAWGRRMRGWGRR from the coding sequence ATGAAAGACGCAAACAACAACCAAAGCCTTACGGGGCTCTCCAACTCGCTGGTCCAGGCCACGCAGGCGGCCAATGCATCCATCGTTACGGTGCATGCCCGCCGCCGCTTGCCCTCCACCGGCGTAGTGGTGGAGCCCGGGCTGATGCTCACCGCCAGCCACACCGTGCGCGAGGAAGCCGACATCCAGGTCACCCTGGCAGACGGCACCACCCTGGGCGCCGAACTGCTGGGGCGCGACCCCAACAGTGATCTGGCCGTGCTCAAGCTGGTTGACGCGGTCGGCACACCCGCCGAAGTCAACGAGCAGCCGCAGGTCGGCCAGGTCGCCCTCGCGCTCGGCCGCCCCGGCAGCAGCGTGGAAGCCAGCTTCGGCATCCTCAGCGCGATCGGCGGCCCGCTGCGCACGCATGGCGGCGGCCTGATCGAGAGCTACCTGCGCACGGACGCCACAGCCTATCCTGGCTTCTCCGGCGGCCCGCTGGTGGACGCTGAAGGCCGCGTGCTGGGCATCAACACGTCCGGTCTCGGCTGGGGCAGCCTGTTGGCCATCCCCGCCAAACAGGCCTGGAAGATCGCCAAATCCATCCAGCAGCATGGCGGCATCAAGCGCGGCTACCTGGGCGTGCGCAGCCAATGGGTCGAAGTGCCCAGCGAGCAAGCCAGCGGCCTGCTGATCGCCGGCATCGAGCCGGAGAGCCCCGCCGCAGCCGCCGGCCTTATGGTCGGCGACATCATCGTGGGTTTCGCCGGCCAGCCCGTGCGTGACCATGATGACCTGATGGTGCAGCTCAACAGCGGCGTGGTGGGTACGCCCACCCCGCTGGAATACCTGCGCGGCGGCACATCGCAAACCGTCCAGGTGACCTTGAGCGAGCGCGCCGAAGCGCCGCACCGCGGCCGCCCCGGCTGGGGCCGCCACGGGCGCGGTGGCAAGCGCCCGTTCGGCCGCCGCCCGTTTGGGCGTCACGGCATGCATCAACTGGCCTGGGGCCGCCGCATGCGCGGCTGGGGGCGCCGATAG
- a CDS encoding ABC transporter ATP-binding protein, protein MRGGGGGGGGGRGWRTFLSYDEQAAKAPIDRELLRRVWAYARPYFKRLALMLVAIIITSAVDLLPPLLYRDLFDNVLPNQDYHRLMILGLLMLAVPLVSGLIGVGQRYLNASIGEGIIYDLRQSMYEHLQRMGLHFFTRTKSGLIISRFEEDVVGAQNAITSTVPSILTNAVRLLSTLGIMLAIEWRLTLMALAVVPLFLLPARRVGRVLRDVRREAMNYNADMSVIVGETLSISGALLAKTFGRQPQEREKYRGINQNVRDIGLRRAMIARWFSLWLELAGSIGMVLIFWGGGYFVLQGSISSGSIVAFVAYIFGLYGPISALSNVQVEFATSMVSFERVFEFLDLPIDIQDKPNAKHIKRAEGHIQFENVSFSYVEENEEPLLKVPPRRGEEDEVQQIVPTRRYALEDVSFEIQPGQLAALVGPSGSGKTTATYLLPRLYDPTHGRILLDRHDLRDLAQVSLAEQIGMVTQESYLFHDTVRANLLYAKPDATQAEMEAAAKAANIHDMIAGLPQGYDTVVGERGYRMSGGEKQRLSIARVVLKDPRILILDEATSSLDSQSEALIQAALLPLMKGRTSLVIAHRLSTILAADIILVLQAGKLVEQGTHKELLALDGLYAELYETQFRHALESTGQLSAR, encoded by the coding sequence ATGCGCGGCGGTGGTGGAGGCGGGGGCGGCGGCCGCGGCTGGCGCACCTTCCTTTCTTACGACGAGCAGGCGGCCAAAGCACCGATTGACCGCGAGCTGCTGCGCCGCGTATGGGCTTATGCACGGCCGTACTTCAAGCGCTTGGCGCTCATGCTGGTGGCGATCATCATCACTTCCGCGGTGGACCTGCTGCCCCCGCTGCTGTATCGCGACCTGTTCGACAATGTGCTCCCTAATCAGGACTATCACCGCCTGATGATCCTCGGCCTGCTCATGCTGGCCGTGCCGCTGGTCAGCGGCCTCATCGGCGTGGGCCAGCGCTACCTCAACGCCAGCATTGGCGAAGGCATCATCTACGATTTGCGCCAAAGCATGTACGAGCACCTGCAGCGCATGGGCCTGCACTTCTTCACGCGCACCAAGTCCGGCCTCATCATCTCGCGCTTCGAAGAGGACGTGGTGGGCGCCCAGAACGCCATCACCAGCACCGTGCCCAGCATCCTCACCAACGCGGTGCGCTTGCTCAGCACGCTGGGCATCATGCTCGCCATCGAATGGCGTCTCACCCTGATGGCGCTGGCGGTCGTGCCGCTGTTCCTGCTGCCCGCCCGCCGGGTTGGGCGCGTGCTGCGCGATGTGCGCCGCGAGGCGATGAACTACAACGCCGACATGTCGGTCATCGTGGGCGAGACGCTCAGCATCAGCGGCGCTCTGCTGGCCAAGACCTTTGGCCGCCAGCCGCAGGAGCGCGAGAAGTATCGCGGCATCAACCAGAACGTGCGCGATATTGGCCTGCGCCGCGCCATGATCGCCCGCTGGTTCTCGCTGTGGCTCGAGCTGGCTGGCTCCATCGGGATGGTGCTCATCTTCTGGGGCGGCGGCTATTTTGTGCTGCAAGGCTCTATCAGCTCCGGCAGCATCGTAGCCTTCGTGGCCTACATCTTCGGCTTGTATGGGCCTATCTCGGCCCTTTCCAACGTCCAGGTCGAATTCGCCACGTCCATGGTTAGCTTCGAGCGGGTCTTTGAATTTTTGGATCTGCCCATAGACATCCAGGACAAGCCCAACGCCAAGCACATCAAACGGGCCGAAGGCCACATCCAGTTCGAGAATGTGTCCTTCAGTTACGTCGAAGAGAATGAAGAGCCGCTGCTGAAGGTGCCGCCGCGCCGTGGCGAAGAGGACGAGGTGCAGCAGATCGTGCCCACCCGACGCTACGCGCTGGAAGATGTGAGCTTTGAGATCCAGCCCGGCCAGCTGGCCGCCCTGGTCGGCCCCAGCGGCTCCGGCAAAACCACCGCCACGTACCTGCTGCCGCGCCTGTATGACCCCACCCATGGCCGCATCCTGCTCGACAGGCATGACTTGCGCGACCTGGCCCAGGTCAGCCTCGCCGAACAGATCGGCATGGTGACGCAGGAGAGCTACCTGTTCCACGATACGGTGCGCGCCAACCTGCTGTACGCCAAGCCTGACGCCACCCAAGCCGAGATGGAAGCCGCCGCCAAGGCCGCCAACATCCACGACATGATCGCCGGGCTGCCCCAGGGCTATGACACCGTGGTCGGCGAGCGCGGCTACCGTATGAGCGGCGGCGAGAAGCAGCGCCTCTCCATCGCCCGCGTGGTGCTCAAGGACCCACGCATCCTGATCCTGGACGAGGCGACGTCTTCGCTCGACTCGCAGTCCGAGGCGTTGATCCAGGCTGCTCTGCTGCCGCTGATGAAGGGCCGCACCTCGCTGGTCATCGCCCATCGCCTGTCAACCATCCTGGCCGCCGACATCATTCTGGTGCTGCAGGCTGGCAAGCTGGTAGAGCAAGGCACTCATAAGGAGCTGCTGGCCCTGGATGGCCTGTACGCTGAGCTGTACGAGACGCAGTTCCGCCACGCGCTGGAGAGCACCGGCCAGCTGAGCGCCCGGTGA
- a CDS encoding peptidylprolyl isomerase yields MSEPTVVAKDVVVSMAYKLTVDGEVLDEAGKDDAIQFLHGHRNIIPGLENELTGLKLGDSKKVSVQPEEGYGLTDSEEIEEISLEDFPEGIVPEIGMELEVKDEDGNDLYGRVLAITDDTVTMDFNHPLAGKTLDFEITVVGLRNATEDELAHGHVHGPEGHHHH; encoded by the coding sequence ATGAGCGAACCGACTGTTGTAGCCAAAGACGTAGTGGTCAGCATGGCTTACAAGCTGACTGTGGATGGAGAAGTGCTGGACGAAGCCGGCAAGGATGATGCCATCCAATTCTTGCATGGCCACCGCAACATCATTCCTGGGCTGGAGAATGAACTGACTGGGCTGAAGCTGGGTGACAGCAAAAAAGTAAGCGTTCAGCCCGAAGAAGGCTACGGCCTGACCGATAGCGAAGAGATCGAAGAGATCTCGCTGGAAGACTTCCCCGAAGGCATTGTGCCGGAGATCGGCATGGAGCTGGAAGTGAAGGACGAAGACGGCAATGACCTGTACGGCCGCGTGCTGGCGATCACTGACGACACCGTCACGATGGACTTCAACCACCCGTTGGCTGGCAAGACCCTGGACTTTGAAATCACCGTGGTGGGCCTACGCAATGCCACCGAAGATGAGCTGGCGCACGGGCATGTCCACGGCCCCGAGGGCCATCACCATCACTAG
- a CDS encoding sigma-70 family RNA polymerase sigma factor, whose translation MDFHEVYERYAASVQRFAYWLCQDEQMAQDLTSETFTRAWLRLDHLREPTLRAYLFAITRNLYLADRRRHRREVDLPESLRAANQPLHTITEAADHMAWLQLALSQLSERERSALLLRSQEELSYAEIAATLKISLSAAKVTVHRARLKLFMARAEQENT comes from the coding sequence ATGGACTTTCATGAGGTGTATGAGCGCTATGCTGCCTCCGTGCAGCGCTTTGCTTACTGGCTCTGCCAGGACGAGCAAATGGCTCAGGATCTGACCAGCGAAACGTTCACCCGCGCCTGGCTGCGACTGGACCACCTGCGCGAGCCTACGCTGCGTGCATACCTCTTTGCGATCACACGCAATCTCTACCTGGCTGACCGGCGGCGGCACCGCCGTGAGGTTGACCTGCCCGAGAGTTTGCGAGCCGCCAACCAGCCGCTGCACACCATCACCGAGGCCGCCGACCATATGGCCTGGCTGCAACTGGCCCTGAGCCAGCTCAGCGAGCGGGAGCGCAGCGCTTTACTGCTGCGCTCACAGGAAGAATTGAGCTACGCCGAGATCGCCGCAACGCTCAAGATCAGCCTCTCGGCCGCCAAAGTCACTGTACACCGGGCGCGCCTAAAACTATTCATGGCACGCGCCGAACAGGAGAACACATGA
- a CDS encoding zf-HC2 domain-containing protein has product MNVEREVILDLLPLYAAGELSPQSRQLVEDHLAKDASLRRLAASLTKGETVDLGLQQLDRELDNLLELNSPSDPQQLEKRSFSRARLLSSVRSALIGGAIFATLAIFLFWFDGNSVTFLAQGFPQLVRSLMPVAVVLWVSVLFSELIVNIVADLLSGSSKNK; this is encoded by the coding sequence ATGAACGTTGAACGCGAAGTCATTCTGGACCTGCTACCCCTCTATGCGGCCGGGGAGCTCAGCCCTCAGAGCCGGCAACTGGTTGAAGACCACCTGGCAAAGGATGCTTCCTTGCGTCGTCTGGCCGCTTCACTCACCAAAGGAGAAACTGTGGATCTTGGATTGCAACAGTTGGACCGTGAGCTGGACAACTTGCTCGAACTTAACTCGCCGAGCGACCCGCAGCAACTTGAGAAACGCAGCTTTTCACGTGCCCGCCTGCTGTCGAGCGTGCGCAGCGCACTCATCGGTGGCGCTATCTTCGCCACCCTGGCCATCTTTTTATTCTGGTTTGATGGCAACTCGGTCACCTTCCTGGCCCAGGGTTTTCCGCAACTGGTACGCAGCCTGATGCCGGTGGCGGTCGTACTCTGGGTGTCTGTGCTTTTCTCAGAACTGATCGTCAACATCGTCGCAGACCTGCTCAGCGGTTCTTCAAAGAACAAATAG
- a CDS encoding FHA domain-containing protein, whose translation MATNFSLVIQAGPNPGQRTGLSKDSFIIGRDPGSDLPIQDIEVSRRHARLIAQSGGFVLEDLGSTNGTFVNGERVRTITVLRPGDEIRLGEVVTLRYELDLNTLETTPPSVSPPRRSVVPPPPTASLPSLEDRPAAPTPERRSASASPSGRPAAASQPPLPPPSRPDEPVAVRMAAARNFVDPLQYDAEEPAAPPTSSRRSRRKGPRFSNNMILGCLALLLLGVCATTAFLWYVDANFLWCDVFGGMIAACR comes from the coding sequence ATGGCGACAAATTTCAGTCTGGTCATCCAGGCCGGGCCAAACCCCGGCCAGCGCACGGGTCTGTCCAAAGACAGCTTTATCATCGGCCGTGACCCCGGCAGTGATCTGCCCATTCAGGATATTGAAGTTTCGCGCCGCCACGCGCGCCTTATTGCCCAGAGCGGTGGCTTCGTGCTGGAGGACCTGGGCTCCACCAATGGCACCTTCGTCAACGGCGAGCGCGTGCGTACCATCACCGTTCTGCGCCCCGGCGACGAGATCCGCCTGGGCGAAGTGGTCACGCTGCGCTACGAGCTTGACCTCAATACACTGGAGACGACACCGCCGAGCGTAAGCCCGCCGCGTCGCAGCGTGGTGCCCCCACCGCCCACAGCCAGCCTTCCATCCCTTGAAGATCGGCCGGCCGCGCCAACACCAGAGCGCCGCTCCGCTTCCGCATCGCCATCTGGCCGCCCTGCGGCCGCCAGCCAACCTCCGCTGCCGCCGCCTTCGCGGCCAGACGAGCCGGTGGCGGTGCGCATGGCGGCCGCCCGCAATTTTGTAGACCCGCTGCAATACGATGCAGAAGAGCCAGCCGCGCCGCCCACCAGCTCACGTCGCTCGCGCCGCAAAGGCCCGCGCTTCAGCAATAACATGATCCTGGGCTGCCTGGCCCTGCTGCTGCTCGGCGTCTGCGCCACCACGGCGTTCCTCTGGTACGTCGACGCCAATTTCCTGTGGTGTGATGTTTTTGGCGGAATGATCGCTGCCTGCCGCTGA
- the lipB gene encoding lipoyl(octanoyl) transferase LipB, with the protein MKTCQVYRLGLVEYKKAWNLQNQLAEQIARGEHPPTLLLLEHPHVYTFGRRGQAENLLWEQARLQEQQVDVHWVDRGGDVTYHGPGQLVGYPLLPLGDVTPDPASGNPRIPKVDYIAYLRNLEKTLIKALAQLSIPTGQVEGQTGVWVQPDVASRCVHCPPHLLQAPSKIASIGVKVDAKGVSRHGFALNVMPDMSYWQGIIACGLENQNQISLEYLLNDKPDMERVVQEVMAAFSQVFGYELQVNEGSLII; encoded by the coding sequence ATGAAGACCTGTCAGGTATATCGCCTGGGCCTGGTGGAATACAAAAAGGCCTGGAACTTGCAAAATCAACTCGCCGAGCAGATCGCCCGCGGCGAGCACCCGCCGACCTTGCTGTTGCTCGAGCATCCGCACGTGTACACCTTTGGCCGCCGCGGCCAGGCCGAGAATCTGCTGTGGGAGCAAGCCCGCCTGCAGGAGCAGCAGGTGGATGTGCACTGGGTTGACCGCGGCGGCGATGTGACCTATCACGGCCCCGGCCAGCTGGTGGGCTACCCGCTGCTGCCGCTCGGCGATGTGACGCCAGACCCGGCCAGCGGCAACCCGCGCATCCCCAAGGTCGACTACATTGCCTATCTGCGCAACTTAGAGAAGACCCTGATCAAGGCGCTGGCCCAGCTCAGCATCCCCACCGGCCAGGTGGAAGGCCAAACCGGCGTATGGGTGCAGCCGGATGTGGCCTCGCGCTGCGTGCACTGCCCGCCGCATCTGCTGCAGGCGCCCAGCAAGATCGCCTCCATCGGCGTCAAGGTCGATGCCAAGGGCGTCTCGCGCCACGGCTTTGCCCTCAATGTTATGCCAGACATGAGCTATTGGCAGGGCATCATCGCCTGCGGGCTGGAGAACCAGAACCAGATCAGCCTCGAATACCTGCTCAACGACAAGCCTGATATGGAGCGCGTGGTTCAAGAGGTCATGGCTGCCTTCAGCCAGGTCTTCGGCTACGAGCTGCAGGTCAACGAAGGCAGTCTGATAATCTAG
- a CDS encoding DUF4239 domain-containing protein — translation MKRTLGTAFLFAVTMAGLFSLLRQWFHTETFFPEASALSGFLTVFGSLYSILTAFVILEVWKQYNNIAELIDQEAQGLEQLYGLTVYFRDDKLTAQTKEAIKEYASLIIEGQFRKLGGRDRTTRSSKSFERIAEIISHVHFNDDHDSVVFNQVLEHYRQMARTRTERINKSVRRLPVLLKSFIYIASFFTLLTFSFMPFSTSHYGALAMLVISFQQIMIFFIIEGLDNPFVGHWRLTPEPYERLVRHLEEVE, via the coding sequence ATGAAACGCACACTGGGTACCGCATTCTTATTTGCCGTCACCATGGCAGGCTTGTTCAGCCTGCTGCGCCAATGGTTCCATACTGAAACGTTCTTTCCAGAGGCGAGCGCGCTGAGCGGCTTCCTGACCGTCTTCGGCTCGCTATACAGCATCCTCACCGCCTTCGTGATCCTGGAAGTGTGGAAGCAATATAACAACATTGCCGAGCTGATCGACCAGGAGGCCCAGGGGTTGGAGCAGCTGTATGGGTTGACGGTGTATTTTCGCGATGACAAACTGACCGCACAGACCAAAGAGGCCATCAAGGAATATGCCTCGTTGATCATTGAGGGCCAGTTTCGCAAACTCGGCGGGCGTGACCGCACGACCCGCAGCAGCAAGTCCTTCGAGCGCATTGCGGAGATCATCAGCCATGTCCACTTCAATGATGACCATGACTCGGTCGTGTTCAACCAGGTGCTGGAGCACTACCGCCAGATGGCGCGCACTCGCACCGAACGCATCAACAAAAGTGTGCGGCGCCTGCCGGTGCTGCTGAAATCGTTTATCTACATTGCTTCGTTCTTTACGCTGCTCACGTTCTCTTTCATGCCGTTCTCCACTTCGCATTATGGTGCGCTGGCGATGCTGGTGATCAGTTTCCAGCAGATCATGATCTTCTTTATCATCGAAGGGCTGGATAACCCGTTCGTGGGCCACTGGCGGCTGACGCCGGAGCCATATGAGCGGCTGGTACGGCATTTGGAGGAAGTGGAATAG